From a region of the Lactuca sativa cultivar Salinas chromosome 4, Lsat_Salinas_v11, whole genome shotgun sequence genome:
- the LOC111880963 gene encoding high mobility group B protein 3 — MKGGKSSGATRKADTKLSVKKTAAKGKVAKDPNKPKRPASAFFVFMEDFRKQFKEDHPDNKSVATVGKVGGAKWKSMSDSEKAHFQAKADKRKKEYENNLDTYNKKLAGGGNDDDDEDSDKSKSEVNDEADEDESDDEEDDD, encoded by the exons ATGAAAGGAGGCAAATCAAGCGGTGCTACGAGGAAAGCCGATACCAA GTTGTCTGTAAAGAAGACTGCAGCCAAGGGGAAAGTAGCTAAGGATCCCAATAAACCCAAGAGACCCGCTAGCGCCTTCTTTGTGTTCAT GGAGGACTTTAGAAAGCAGTTCAAGGAAGATCACCCTGACAACAAATCTGTTGCTACT GTTGGTAAAGTTGGTGGGGCAAAATGGAAGTCAATGTCCGACTCT GAAAAGGCACATTTTCAAGCCAAAGCTGACAAAAGAAAGAAGGAATATGAGAACAACTTGGACACCTACAACAAAAAACTT GCTGGAGgtggtaatgatgatgatgatgaggattcTGACAAATCTAAGTCTGAAGTCAATGATGAAGCAGATGAGGATGAAAGTGATGat